From the genome of Anopheles funestus chromosome 2RL, idAnoFuneDA-416_04, whole genome shotgun sequence:
TCAGCTAAATTTGCTTTCAAAACGATTAACGGAAACGAACAAAAGGTACACGTGGGTGGCGGATGGTGTCACTAGTTGAAGGACTGGGGCGTTACAGTTTGGTTATtatgatacattttttataattctttttttttgagatacAATTACTATGAAATGTGATTTTAGCGcagaaataaattgtaatcgATGTCAAACACAAGATCGTGTGCgagagtgtgttttttccgATGAAAGATAATTTGTAGTTAATCTTTATTTATGtagcaaatatatttttacgaTATTGCAATCGCTATTCACCCAAGAAATGTGCAAAATTTAGTATTTCATTCAACATGTTTTAGATTGGTGGATTTTCAAACGAAATTCgatgaaaacaataacatcGCTTCGAACATCAAATAAGGGCTGCTGTTTGACGCTTGTTAGATCTGGAGCTGTCAAAATAAGTTGTGGAAAATACATCGCATGTagcataaacaaacattagttaaataaacaaacattttgttaaaataatagtAGAAATTGTCCCGAATTAAAGGCATTTTTAGCAAGCAAATCACCAAAAACCGATACCTTCTGATGAGTTAAAGCGAACCTTAATGATTAGTGATGGTTTGTGACGCATTTCCCCTTGAAGGAAGGAATTGTATTTGCTGTAATAACATTCTTCTCTTGCCACAGCGTACCACAGCGTGATTCGTTCACTGCCAACTTTAATGggatcagcagcatcgtggtGTGGCTGGATTGGCGATGGACCATGACCCAAGCTTGCGATCGGAACATTCGGAAATACGATCGTTTGTGCTGTTTCGAAACACGACCGAGCGTGAGGTGGACGTGTATTGGGTAAACTATTCCTCCAAGCTTATCCACTATACGACGCTCCTGCCGAAAGCGGAATGTATGGTTAATACGTACGTAACGCATCCGTGGGTGTTTAAGGACAAGCAGTCCGATGAGCGGATGTACGTGCGCCACCAGCCGGTCTATCTGCCGGAACCGTGGTACACAAACTTTACCAGTGCCGGCCGACTAACCAGAAAGGAAATCCACATCCACTTCCCGGTTAGGACTTTGACGGAGAACTGTCTGTGGCGGATCGTTACACTGCTAGCGCAAGAAGAGGATAGCGCACTGTGGGAACTGGAGATACCTCGCATGCTAATACAGGAGCTACTAATTAGGAAAAGGaataaagtaaagtaaaaaaatgaactcCCGTGGGAACACTCGCTAGAAGAAAGAACACACCGGAAAAAtcactttttcgaaataaTCGTTCCATTTATTGTTACAATTACACTCTATGTATTGCCCCGGGGGATTGGTTACCTCTTCATGACATAAACATGCGTCACTCTACATTTAGCATTTAGTAGTACGAGTTCCGATACGTGTAACGAAGGGGGAAGTTAATCGACGCAGCGCTTTATCGTCGTTTGTGCCGATTAAATTCCCCCCCGTTGTGTACCATTTTCTTTAACGACCGAGCCAGCCGACGAATCGAACATTCAAAAAGGTGCGCTTATAGAGTTTTTagggttttccatttttctttttctaaacaACAAATGATCGCTAATATCATGTTAAAAGTTATCTCTCACCCCCCCTTTACATCGCCCATTATCATGACCAACTAGGGGCAATAGTAATCATAATTTAACGGAAagtataaaatttttctcatactttttgttttgttcgtttcactATACTCTAcccttgtgtgtgtttttgtttgtttgtttgtttgatatcGTCTTGCCACCTTAATAATGTtccttaaaaattgttttgttcattttgtacttttttgtagccgctttttttcttgttttttccttttcatttgaATCATTGCCCCGTTTTCTCACAATCGAAATTCATTTCCCGATTCGTTCCGATCAAATGAGCAATTATGATCCTAAAACACCGAAAAGCCTTTACATTTAAGGACACCCGCAAATACTACAACGCTTGTTTG
Proteins encoded in this window:
- the LOC125765176 gene encoding protein Vhl; protein product: MDHDPSLRSEHSEIRSFVLFRNTTEREVDVYWVNYSSKLIHYTTLLPKAECMVNTYVTHPWVFKDKQSDERMYVRHQPVYLPEPWYTNFTSAGRLTRKEIHIHFPVRTLTENCLWRIVTLLAQEEDSALWELEIPRMLIQELLIRKRNKVK